One Lycium barbarum isolate Lr01 chromosome 5, ASM1917538v2, whole genome shotgun sequence genomic window carries:
- the LOC132640761 gene encoding serine hydroxymethyltransferase 4-like, translating to MDPVTVWGNEPLCTVDPEIHDLIEKEKRRQCTGIELIASENFTSFAVIEALGSALTNKYSEGIPGNRYYGGNEYIDQIENITRSRALTAFNLDPTKWGVNVQPYSGSPANFAAYTAVLNPHDRIMGLDLPSGGHLTHGYYTSGGKKISATSIYFESLPYKVNSTDGYIDYDKLEEKALDFRPKLIICGGSAYPRDWDYKRFREVADKCGALLLCDMAHISGLVAAQEAANPFEYCDLVTTTTHKSLRGPRAGMIFYRKGPKPPKKGQPEDAVYDFEDKINFAVFPSLQGGPHNHQIGALAVALKQAATPAFKAYAKQVKANAVALGDYLMSKGYKLVTGGTENHLVLWDLRPLGLTGNKVEKLCDLANITVNKNAVFGDSSALAPGGVRIGTPAMTSRGLVEKDFEQIAEFLHRAVTITLSIQKEYGKLLKDFNKGLVNNKEIEELKADVEKFSSSFDMPGFKMSEMKYKD from the exons ATGGATCCCGTTACAGTTTGGGGTAATGAACCCCTTTGCACCGTCGATCCCGAAATTCACGACCTAATCGAAAAAGAAAAACGCCGTCAATGCACCGGTATCGAACTAATCGCATCCGAAAACTTCACTTCATTTGCCGTTATCGAAGCCTTAGGTAGTGCATTAACAAACAAATACTCTGAAGGTATACCCGGTAACCGTTACTACGGTGGCAACGAATACATCGATCAAATCGAAAATATAACAAGAAGTCGTGCACTCACAGCATTTAATTTAGATCCAACTAAATGGGGTGTTAATGTTCAACCATATTCAGGTAGTCCAGCTAATTTTGCAGCATATACTGCTGTTTTAAACCCACATGATAGGATTATGGGATTGGATTTACCATCTGGTGGACATTTAACACATGGTTATTATACTTCTGGTGGGAAGAAAATATCTGCTACTTCGATTTATTTTGagagtttgccttataaggtgaATTCTACAGATGGGTATATTGATTATGATAAGTTGGAAGAGAAAGCTTTGGATTTTAGACCTAAATTGATTATTTGTGGTGGTAGTGCTTATCCTAGAGATTGGGATTATAAAAGGTTTAGAGAAGTTGCTGATAAATGTGGGGCTCTTTTGCTTTGTGATATGGCTCACATTAGTGGCCTTGTTGCTGCTCAG GAAGCCGCAAATCCCTTTGAATACTGTGACTTGGTCACTACCACCACACACAAGAGCTTGAGGGGTCCAAGGGCCGGTATGATTTTCTACCGCAAGGGCCCTAAGCCACCCAAGAAGGGTCAGCCTGAGGATGCAGTTTATGACTTCGAAGATAAGATTAACTTTGCTGTTTTCCCCTCCCTCCAGGGTGGTCCCCACAACCACCAAATCGGTGCTCTTGCTGTGGCCCTGAAACAGGCTGCGACTCCTGCTTTCAAGGCTTATGCTAAGCAAGTGAAGGCCAATGCAGTTGCTCTCGGTGACTACCTGATGAGCAAAGGATACAAGCTTGTAACTGGTGGAACTGAAAACCATCTTGTCCTTTGGGATCTCAGGCCTCTTGGTTTGACTG GTAACAAGGTTGAGAAGCTTTGTGACCTTGCCAACATCACTGTTAACAAGAATGCTGTTTTTGGTGACAGCAGTGCTTTGGCCCCAGGAGGTGTTCGTATCG GTACTCCTGCCATGACATCAAGGGGTTTGGTTGAGAAGGACTTTGAGCAGATCGCCGAGTTCCTCCACAGGGCTGTAACGATCACCTTGAGCATCCAGAAGGAGTATGGAAAGCTTTTGAAGGACTTCAACAAGGGTCTTGTTAACAACAAGGAGATCGAAGAACTTAAGGCTGATGTCGAGAAATTCTCATCCTCTTTTGACATGCCTGGGTTCAAGATGTCTGAGATGAAGTACAAGGACTAA
- the LOC132639342 gene encoding uncharacterized protein LOC132639342 gives MTGNLTKRLSQLQQREKFSIKKLYLMMMPQYPRVPWKYMVLQPQLHPKFKFILWRAANKRLAIVDRLMKFGVQVPQTCVFCGLADEMFEHLFFDCPYVKTLWTRMLAWLGQHRLVGTWASELISINTATRRKSGYWAIVNYTFGMLIYLDVKEECSSFMATEELNDMYRSLATKTVMNKLGMKTASSPVTTSVELSWFFY, from the exons ATGACTGGGAACCTCACAAAAAGATTATCCCAGCTACAGCAGAGGGAGAAGTTCAGCATTAAGAAATTGTATCTTATGATGATGCCACAATACCCACGAGTTCCTTGGAAATACATGGTACTTCAACCTCAGCTACACCCCAAATTTAAGTTCATCCTTTGGCGTGCTGCAAACAAGAGACTAGCTATTGTAGATAGGTTGATGAAATTTGGTGTGCAAGTGCCTCAGACTTGTGTGTTTTGTGGTTTGGCTGATGAAATGTTTGAGCACTTGTTCTTTGACTGTCCTTATGTCAAGACTCTGTGGACTAGGATGCTAGCTTGGTTAGGACAACATAGGCTTGTTGGAACCTGGGCATCTGAGCTGATTTCGATTAATACAGCAACTAGAAGGAAATCTGGTTACTGGGCAATTGTCAACTACACATTTGGCATGTTGATATATCTG GATGTAAAAGAAGAATGTTCATCTTTCATGGCCACTGAAGAACTCAACGACATGTACAGATCATTAGCTACAAAGACTGTTATGAACAAATTGGGCATGAAGACTGCCAGTTCACCAGTCACCACATCTGTGGAGCTCTCATGGTTCTTTTATTAG